A window of Purpureocillium takamizusanense chromosome 13, complete sequence genomic DNA:
CTGTCAACTAGTCCAGGGTGGCATCCAAAGCCACGTTCTTGAACAACTCGGCGCTGTGAACAGAGGCTGACACGCTAAACCATCGCAGTGCGATCGCCGTCTTCCGAGTTGCTCCCAGTGTCTCAGGCTCGGGCTGCCCTGCGGAGGCTACTCGCGCGATTTGGTTTGGGTCACCAACGTGCCGGAGCGCGGCGTGGCCCTGGGCCCCGAATCCCAACATGAACTCAGGGGTCAACCCGCACACGAGGGGagcaaagacgacgagccaTGGGTCGTGAGGTATTCTCGGCCAAACACGCAGCAGGTCGGTGCCCCGGGGCCGTTGTTTCTAAGACGACATCGGCTGCCGACAGAATGGTAGGTCGTCCTCAGTGCCGCGTTTCTTGTACTTCAGCTTTCTGCCGCATCCACACCATATATGGGCTGTTGCGATACGTCGAGCTCTGACTCTGACTTTCATGTACTAGGGGACCTTCGAGCTGCTTAAATTGCAGACAGAGGAGGCTGAGCTGCGATGAATCCTGGCCTGAGTGCTTGGCCTGCTCCCAGTCTGGACTGCCATGCCTACAGCCTTCGTCcgcttcgtcggcgtccgTGACGACTCCCATCAGGCCAGCGTTATCGGCTCAGAGCCTCGAGGACAGGCAGTTCTACTATCGCTTTCTCACTGCGGCCATTCCGACGCTGCCCCTTCGGAGCGGCCACCTGTGGGAGcaggccgccaccatgtCTCACAGCGTACGCACCCCATCATCTTCCCTCATGTCGCGCACCCGCATACGGCCCCTCTGCTAACAACCAACTCTCCAGTACGAGTGTCTCGAGCACGCGATCTTAGCGTTGGGCGCCTCGCACCTCTCGCATAGCGGCGACGCGAACGCGGGCACACGAGCCCTACACCACCGTATCGCGGCCATAAAGTTGTTCAACGAGCAAATCGGGTATgcgccgaccacgacggcggaCGCAGACGCCCtgttcgccgccatcggctGCCTCCTCTCGCAGACTACGCTGTTGCCCGACGGAATCGTCGAGTACATGACCGTGACGAGGGTCGCCGGTTTCGTGGTAAACATGGTCACGCCCAAGTTCCCGACGTCCATCTTCCACATCTTCACGCCGGAGCGCCATGTCGACCTGTTACTCGGGATGGTGTCTGAGAGAGCCAAAGATCTGGAGATTATTGACTCTTTCACTGCCTCTCTTGTACTCGTAGAGGAAATTTGCCATATGGAAACAGAGCGTCGTTTCTTATCCCAACTGCGGCGTAGTATAGACGCCTTGCCCACCTCCGCTTGGAAAGGTAAGGAAAAGAGTTGTGGTTTCGTCCCTGACTACTAAGTAGTCACCAAGCGCTGATCTATCATGTACAGCCTGCGAAGCTTTCATCTGGGCGCTTCTAACTCCAACAAGGTTTACCAACGAAGAATTCACAGCGTTCTTGAGACCCGGCAACCATGTCGGGCTGATCCTCACCATCCacatgctcctcctcgagtACATCCTGGGCCAAGCCTGCATGGGCCCCTCGGAAGACCCCAAAGCCGAGTTTCGAAAGCTTACAGTCATGAGATGGACAACGGGACTTGCTAGTTCTTTGCCACCGCGTTACCATGCGTACATGCGATGGCCGCTTCACTATTGCGACATCATGGCCCGCCAGGACGCGCGGTCCCTGCTCAACCCCTGAGATCGTGCACCTCCGGTCCGGGACTCGAGAGACCGATTCGATTACAAGGAAGGTCGAGAACTGTCATGGCACTGACGAAACCTGGGCTCATCTGTACGAGGGGCAACATTGACCTCCCCCTCGCAGTTCAAATGTTATTTGCATGGCCTCGTCCATACTCTATTCATATCCCCATGTGCGAATTATCTCCAAGATCCGCGACGATAGAACTCCAACAACCACGAAACCGGCTTCGGCTCATTGGCCGCTCGAAAGGAGCATCGTATCTTGCGCCGGTAGGTCTCTCAGCGGATGCTCGTCCTATGCCGAATCGTTCGCCGGAAGATCCTCGTCTTGCGCCGGTGGGTCTTCCGAGGGACCCTCAGCTTCCACCGTTTTGTGTTCTGTCTTTGTCTTTATCTTGGGAACACATTCGCCTTTGGAGATTGGTTCCATCTCCGGAGGGTATTGGAACTCCTTGTAGTCGGTGGGATCAATAAAAAGCTTGTCAACCGGGCTCCACAGGAAACCATTGTTCAAAGTAGCGACTTTGCAGCTGGGCGTCCAATACACGACTCTGGGTCGCAACGGAGTTTCCACAATGCGAGTCTCGGAGAAgggcgtcttgccgtcgggTAACATTACCGGCATGTTGAGGGAGCAGGGCGCGAGCCTCACGACGCCATCTTTTCGGGGGCACCACTCGTTCGCGAACTTCTCATAGGCATCGCAAGTATAGGACCACAGGTCGCATACCTGGATTTGTCCGGCGCAGTTGATGGTTGGATACGGTGTGCACATGCCCTCGATGGTCAGGTGCCACGTCAGGGTCTGTATCTGGCAACGGTGGAACTTGGGACATCGGTGATTTTTCCCCTGCTGGAGTGTGACCGTCCTCATTTTGGTATTGGAATGCTCCTCGCCGTACGCAATGGAGCCGCCAAAGAACCCTACCGGGGTGAAGCCTTGTCCATTGGCTGTTATAGAGGCGCTCCAGCCATCGGTAACTGCCTGCATGTGGGAGTGAATCTCATCCACGCTTAAATCTGCGTCGAGTGCGCCCGTCGTGGTTACGGCCTCGATGTTCGTCGTATACCAGGCCTTGTACATGGGGTCCCCCATGGGGTATAACGTGTGTCGAACGCCGTAGTATACGTAGAAGCATTTGATGCGGTCCCACCCGCACGACTCGCGAGTGGTCGTGTTGCCGATATAGTATGGCGGATGGTTGAAGTCAACCGTGTAGGCTTCTTCGATGCGCTTTTGGGTCTCAAGCAAGTGCTCAGGGATCTTTTCCGCTTTGTTTGCCAACACTGCTTTGCGGCCGATGGTACGGGCGGCGGATGCTAAGCAACACAGTAACAGAAGGAGAAATCGGATGGCCATCCTGCAATGACTTGAGGCCATCTCGTTCAGTGCCTGCGTGATATATGACCCTGTTGTTCGAAAAGTTGACGTTTGTTTGACCTTGCCAGCGCATTCAATCGGGGGCCCGCCGCGAAACAACTAATAAGTATTCCAAGTCAAGAGCAGAAAGCCCTTCGCCTCTCCCAGAgctttttttgggggggccTTGGCGACATGCACAGCAATTGCTCGTGACACGCGACGCCGGAGCGGAATCGTACGAGACGAGTAATAGAGGGGACTCGCGATGCGGAGTCCCCGTTCAAAGGCAGAGCGGACACGCATATGCGTAACGAGTACATTGTGTCTACACACATACATGCGTGTTGCAAAAGGTATCAACTTTGCAGTTCTCTGATGAGGCAAATAGTAGTAGCGGATCTATGCCCTGGGGCCAATATTGGCTACACCGTAAAGTACAATATGTGCGACATTATGCGAACCGCCGCCTTAGGAGACGCTAATAAGGCCACTGTCAGCTGTCTGCTTCTGATTATGCAAGGCGTGTCGGCCCGCACTCGAGGCTCGAGTTTGAGCCCTTGGCGTTGACGAGTCcggcgccaggccaggccaacGTGCGCTCTCAATCCCTCAGCTACTTCATCTCTCTCACTCAAGAGCCGTGTGATCAAATATGAATGATGCATTCCCACGGAATCCTAGCAACAAAGTAGTCGTTAATGTCATGCTTGAGTGCCTGGCTCGGGCCGATTGCCGGTCCCGCAATGCCCGACAGCCTGGTTTCTGTGGATACTTGCTTGATATAGTTGTGGACACTTATCTATACGCATTCATTTCTGATGGCCAAGAAAGCGTCGAGACAGTCTCCACCACGCTGCTGGAAAGGGGCTTGCCATCCCGGCAACAACATGAAGAGACCGGCGTAGCGCCATGCGTTGAAACAACGGGTATAACTGTCGCGAGACGACCCGGCTGCACGAGCTGTGCTCACCGTCTAAAGTCAAGTCAGGCGGATCTTTTGAGAAATCAGCAAGTTACATAAGTCACAGGTAATCGAGAGCAACATGAAGACACTCATGCTCATCACCTTgtcggtggcctcggccgccgccatgggcaaCGCCGCAGGCAACGCCACGCCTACTTGTGTGGAAGGCAGAGACTACTGCTtcgcgcagctcgtctcGGAGCACGGTCAGTCTACCACCTCCTAGCCTACCCTTTTCTTTCCTTCTCAATCTCCCCCCTCTGCACATGGACACGCTAGTTGCCCGAGTCGGGAGCTACAGctgacgagacgacggcctcaCCATCGCTACGTGTAGGATACGAAGAAAAGAGTCTTCGGACCATGACCCAGGGTCAACAAGACGTTTCAGAGCGCAGTGTGTACACGTGCTCTAGGGGTAGGCCGGCGGGACTTTACATGTGTACGATGGGCTGCATGCCCGGCAAGGGAGATGAGGACGCTGAGTGCGTCGAAGGCTAGAGTTGACTGGAGCTCCAGACGGGGGCGATGTCGGTCTGTTCAATCAATTGCCTGTGTGAGGTGCGAGGAGGGATTATAACTATAGAGGGGTCAAGATACGCATGGCCAACCATTACACAAAGGCAGCCAATATGGTGCCTCTGATCACATCAATGATAGATGTTGTGATGTTGCCATCTCGATAGCTACGAGACTACAGGGCATACCCACAAGAAATAGGAGTCGGGCCACTAACGAGTCTAGACACTGCGGGACCCTTTGTTCTCTACTCTTAGCGAAGATTGCGTCCTGAATTGCTTCGCGAGTACGTGGAATTTGAGCGAGGGTGATGCGTATTGAATGAACTGCAGCTACTGGGACGACCCCGGATTTCCACGCATCGACCTCAAGCTTATCACGAAATGTACATGTAGTTCGCGCAGCCAGAAATCCCGCGTTACCCAAAATGACAGACGCATCACTACACGAAGGCGCGTTTATGCTTCGCAAGCGGCATTTTTGGCGGAATATTGAAAAGATGTTGGGTAGGTATAGTATAGTGGTTAGCGTTAGGTTTATAACTCATCTTGTACTGGGATAGCCTTATTGGACATCATGGTATGTGTTGCAGACTTGGTGCGCCAGCTTGTAGACATCAACACCTGCAGGGGTACGTATTGCGACCGGGTGGGCCTGATTTTAGAGGCCATGTATTGATCGATATCCGGGGCTATCGCAATAACTCCCTTCATTATGCACGGCTCCTCTTGGCGGCATATACCATAGGCATTAACGCAGTGTAGGTCATAAGATGAAAGCATACAGAGTATTTATGCCGCTGTCATAGTCCCTAGAAAAACCTCGACTCAGCAACCATC
This region includes:
- a CDS encoding uncharacterized protein (COG:S~EggNog:ENOG503NYYE), whose amino-acid sequence is MVGVPGRSKGCSTCRRRKKGCDRRLPSCSQCLRLGLPCGGYSRDLVWVTNVPERGVALGPESQHELRGQPAHEGSKDDEPWVVRYSRPNTQQVGAPGPLFLRRHRLPTEWGPSSCLNCRQRRLSCDESWPECLACSQSGLPCLQPSSASSASVTTPIRPALSAQSLEDRQFYYRFLTAAIPTLPLRSGHLWEQAATMSHSYECLEHAILALGASHLSHSGDANAGTRALHHRIAAIKLFNEQIGYAPTTTADADALFAAIGCLLSQTTLLPDGIVEYMTVTRVAGFVVNMVTPKFPTSIFHIFTPERHVDLLLGMVSERAKDLEIIDSFTASLVLVEEICHMETERRFLSQLRRSIDALPTSAWKACEAFIWALLTPTRFTNEEFTAFLRPGNHVGLILTIHMLLLEYILGQACMGPSEDPKAEFRKLTVMRWTTGLASSLPPRYHAYMRWPLHYCDIMARQDARSLLNP
- a CDS encoding uncharacterized protein (EggNog:ENOG503PW15~SECRETED:SignalP(1-16~SECRETED:cutsite=ASA-AR~SECRETED:prob=0.4778)) is translated as MAIRFLLLLLCCLASAARTIGRKAVLANKAEKIPEHLLETQKRIEEAYTVDFNHPPYYIGNTTTRESCGWDRIKCFYVYYGVRHTLYPMGDPMYKAWYTTNIEAVTTTGALDADLSVDEIHSHMQAVTDGWSASITANGQGFTPVGFFGGSIAYGEEHSNTKMRTVTLQQGKNHRCPKFHRCQIQTLTWHLTIEGMCTPYPTINCAGQIQVCDLWSYTCDAYEKFANEWCPRKDGVVRLAPCSLNMPVMLPDGKTPFSETRIVETPLRPRVVYWTPSCKVATLNNGFLWSPVDKLFIDPTDYKEFQYPPEMEPISKGECVPKIKTKTEHKTVEAEGPSEDPPAQDEDLPANDSA